One Succinivibrio dextrinosolvens DNA window includes the following coding sequences:
- a CDS encoding GNAT family N-acetyltransferase: MPVSYKDTHDFTSQELEELFLSVEWSSGHFPDKLVVAMRNFSTVFSAWDGDRLVGMVCAMDDGIMNAYVHYLLVNPAYQQQKIGRTLVSMIKEKYKDYLRIAVIAYDDELHFYSDCGFEKSKDASPMFITSLWT; the protein is encoded by the coding sequence ATGCCTGTTTCCTACAAAGATACTCATGATTTTACCAGCCAGGAGCTTGAAGAGCTTTTTTTGTCTGTAGAATGGTCTTCCGGTCATTTTCCTGACAAACTGGTTGTAGCCATGAGGAATTTCTCCACTGTCTTTTCCGCCTGGGATGGCGATAGGCTCGTTGGAATGGTTTGTGCCATGGATGATGGAATTATGAATGCGTATGTGCATTATCTCCTGGTTAATCCTGCGTATCAGCAGCAGAAAATAGGCAGGACTCTAGTATCCATGATCAAGGAAAAGTATAAGGACTACCTTCGAATTGCAGTCATTGCTTACGATGATGAATTGCATTTCTACAGTGATTGCGGGTTTGAAAAATCGAAAGATGCTTCACCTATGTTCATCACTTCTCTCTGGACTTAA
- a CDS encoding acetylornithine/succinyldiaminopimelate transaminase codes for MKITRKTFDEVMFPCYNPMNMVIKKAHGSYIYDNKGNKYTDLTSGIAVNLLGHTPKGVVDVIKKASANLIHVSNIFCNEYTLTLASKLVKKTGYEKVFFVNSGAESNETALKLARRVAFDLYGEDKNEIISFNNSFHGRTFFSVTVGGQESYSDGFGPKPAAITHIPYNDTKTFENTISDKTCAVILEPIQGEGGIITADNDFLIKVRELCDKYNAALIFDEVQTGVARSGTLYAYEQTPVKPDILTSAKGLASGLPIGAVLTYDKFASHFVPGTHGSTFGGNPLACAVGAYIIDKVSEKSFLNKVNKTHDYIVEKVSKLNEKYHVFKEVRGKGLLLGLVLDDQYAGKSSELQKLCFKHKLLTLTAHADVLRLAPALNISHKVVDEAISLLEKAVKDFVAE; via the coding sequence ATGAAGATTACAAGAAAGACCTTTGATGAGGTAATGTTCCCTTGCTACAACCCTATGAACATGGTTATCAAGAAGGCTCATGGGTCATACATCTATGATAACAAGGGCAATAAATACACTGATCTTACCTCTGGAATTGCTGTTAATCTTCTTGGTCATACTCCTAAAGGTGTAGTTGATGTTATCAAAAAGGCCTCTGCCAACCTGATTCATGTAAGTAATATCTTCTGCAATGAATATACTCTGACCTTAGCTTCAAAACTTGTAAAGAAAACCGGTTATGAGAAGGTATTCTTTGTAAATTCTGGTGCAGAATCAAATGAGACTGCCCTAAAGCTGGCCCGTAGAGTTGCATTTGATCTCTATGGCGAGGATAAGAATGAGATTATCTCCTTTAATAACAGCTTTCATGGCAGAACTTTCTTCTCGGTAACAGTTGGTGGTCAGGAGAGTTATTCTGACGGTTTCGGTCCAAAGCCAGCAGCTATTACTCATATTCCCTACAATGACACCAAGACCTTTGAGAATACTATCTCTGATAAGACCTGTGCTGTGATCCTGGAGCCTATTCAGGGAGAAGGCGGTATTATCACTGCAGATAATGATTTCTTAATTAAGGTTAGAGAACTTTGTGACAAATATAATGCAGCTCTGATCTTCGATGAGGTTCAGACTGGTGTTGCCAGAAGCGGAACTCTGTATGCCTATGAGCAGACCCCTGTAAAGCCTGATATTCTGACTTCAGCCAAGGGCCTGGCTTCAGGTCTTCCTATAGGTGCAGTTTTAACCTACGATAAGTTTGCTTCTCACTTTGTTCCAGGAACTCATGGTTCAACCTTTGGCGGTAATCCTCTGGCATGTGCCGTTGGTGCATATATTATCGACAAGGTAAGTGAAAAGTCATTCCTTAATAAGGTAAATAAGACTCATGATTATATTGTTGAGAAAGTCTCCAAACTTAATGAGAAGTATCATGTATTCAAGGAAGTAAGAGGTAAGGGCTTATTATTAGGTCTGGTACTAGATGATCAGTATGCAGGTAAATCATCAGAACTTCAGAAACTCTGCTTTAAACACAAGCTGTTAACCCTTACTGCTCATGCCGATGTTCTTCGCCTCGCTCCTGCTCTGAATATCAGTCATAAGGTTGTAGATGAAGCTATTTCTTTACTGGAGAAGGCTGTAAAGGACTTTGTTGCGGAATAA
- a CDS encoding GNAT family N-acetyltransferase has product MPPITQESSFYILDELKNNTLEEIYDKIADLRAEHKISDEELIAIKDSLVNLNQIFLKQEHASFTVRQATLADVDALMDMIEYWAKQGQNLPRKRNDIIRGIQTFAVCVKDSQVMGCACLYVYDSGLAEIRSLGVSPVVQRQGQGRAIVNYLLKRAAKMFIKRVFVLTRSPEFFSKVGFQKTVIEALPEKILKDCENCPKRATCDEVAYIYDVNKENA; this is encoded by the coding sequence ATGCCACCTATCACTCAGGAATCATCCTTCTACATACTGGATGAATTAAAGAACAATACCTTGGAAGAGATTTACGATAAGATTGCAGATCTTCGTGCTGAGCACAAGATCAGCGATGAAGAGCTTATTGCAATTAAAGATTCTCTTGTTAATCTCAATCAGATTTTCCTAAAACAGGAACATGCAAGTTTTACTGTAAGACAGGCAACACTGGCTGATGTAGATGCCCTGATGGATATGATTGAATACTGGGCTAAACAGGGACAGAATCTGCCTCGTAAGCGTAACGACATAATTAGAGGCATTCAGACCTTTGCTGTTTGTGTTAAAGACTCTCAGGTTATGGGCTGCGCCTGTCTTTATGTGTATGATTCTGGTCTTGCGGAAATCCGTTCTTTAGGTGTTTCTCCTGTGGTTCAGAGACAGGGACAGGGCAGAGCTATTGTTAATTATCTTTTAAAGAGAGCAGCAAAGATGTTTATCAAGAGAGTCTTTGTTTTAACACGCTCTCCTGAATTTTTCTCAAAGGTTGGTTTCCAGAAAACTGTAATTGAAGCTTTGCCTGAGAAGATTCTAAAAGATTGTGAAAACTGCCCTAAACGTGCCACCTGTGATGAAGTTGCATACATTTACGATGTTAATAAGGAGAATGCATAA
- the argB gene encoding acetylglutamate kinase has translation MVFLVDHKRSSVEYRVMTENTVVIKLSGKALDGQKELGELFAAAHSSRVVIVHGGGVEVDSLFKDLNLKVEKKNGLRVSPKEHMPFISAALCGMCNKKLQALAVKNGLKAIGMIASDGNSLGVEQLSADLGMVGKVSPVSADYINMLLDGGYTPVIASVAFDSEGQMYNVNADDVASAIGLLLSAPVYFISDVPGVLDKEGKLIPSLNESQLESLIADGTISGGMQVKVKSAVETARFIGKPVYIASFKDPLLKEIVSSRHRLGTAIEL, from the coding sequence GTGGTATTTTTGGTAGATCATAAAAGATCTTCAGTTGAGTATCGTGTAATGACTGAAAATACTGTTGTTATAAAGCTAAGTGGCAAGGCTCTGGATGGACAGAAAGAGCTGGGCGAGCTTTTTGCAGCTGCTCACTCTTCACGTGTAGTGATTGTCCATGGTGGCGGTGTTGAGGTTGATTCACTGTTTAAAGATCTGAATCTTAAGGTAGAAAAGAAGAATGGTCTTAGAGTCAGCCCAAAGGAACATATGCCATTTATCAGTGCAGCCCTTTGTGGAATGTGTAATAAGAAGCTGCAGGCTTTAGCTGTAAAGAATGGTCTCAAAGCGATCGGTATGATAGCAAGTGACGGCAATTCTTTAGGTGTAGAGCAGCTTTCTGCCGATCTTGGTATGGTCGGAAAAGTTTCCCCTGTATCTGCTGATTACATAAATATGCTTCTGGATGGTGGCTATACACCTGTAATCGCATCTGTTGCATTCGATTCTGAAGGACAGATGTATAACGTCAATGCAGATGATGTAGCCTCAGCTATCGGACTGTTACTGTCTGCTCCTGTCTATTTTATTTCTGATGTGCCTGGGGTTCTGGATAAGGAAGGCAAGCTTATACCTTCATTAAATGAATCGCAGCTGGAAAGCCTTATTGCAGATGGTACCATCAGTGGCGGTATGCAGGTAAAGGTAAAGAGTGCTGTTGAAACAGCCAGATTCATCGGTAAGCCTGTTTATATCGCATCCTTTAAAGATCCTTTACTAAAAGAGATCGTATCTTCACGGCATCGGCTTGGAACTGCTATTGAACTCTAA
- the argC gene encoding N-acetyl-gamma-glutamyl-phosphate reductase, whose protein sequence is MLSVAVVGASGYAGAELCRIFSAHNEVCLKHLYVSENSLDKNKKISDLYGSLRGRCDLVLEPMSDPKSLIGEVDAVFLATDHKVSHDVAPVLTASGIAVFDLSGAFRISDLNVFAEAYGFEHEYPELLASAVYALPEFVDLKALRATKMISLPGCYPTASQLALRPLIDSGLLDLNYRPSINAVSGVSGAGRKAKLTNSFCEVSLNAYGVFTHRHQPEIAEHLGTEVIFTPHLGDFKRGIHATINAKLKDNVTAEQVKKAFAVYDNKPLVRVKEGMPKLMDVQYLPYCDIGYAMKDGYIVVCSCIDNLLKGASAQAVQVFNLYYGFDELKGLFG, encoded by the coding sequence ATGTTAAGTGTTGCTGTTGTAGGCGCGAGTGGATATGCAGGTGCAGAATTATGCCGCATTTTCAGTGCACATAATGAGGTCTGTTTAAAACACCTTTATGTATCAGAAAATTCACTTGATAAGAATAAGAAGATTTCAGATTTGTACGGTTCTTTAAGAGGTCGCTGTGATCTTGTTCTAGAGCCAATGAGTGATCCAAAGTCTTTAATTGGAGAGGTCGATGCCGTATTTCTAGCAACTGACCACAAGGTAAGTCACGATGTAGCTCCTGTACTGACAGCTTCAGGAATCGCTGTGTTTGATTTATCTGGAGCCTTCAGAATTTCAGATCTTAATGTTTTTGCTGAAGCTTATGGTTTTGAACATGAGTATCCAGAGCTTCTGGCTTCCGCAGTTTATGCTCTGCCTGAGTTTGTTGATCTCAAGGCATTACGTGCCACTAAGATGATTTCTCTTCCTGGCTGTTATCCTACTGCTTCTCAGTTGGCGCTTCGTCCTCTGATTGACTCCGGTCTTCTGGATCTGAACTATCGTCCATCAATCAATGCGGTGTCTGGCGTATCAGGAGCAGGAAGAAAAGCAAAACTCACCAATTCCTTCTGTGAGGTCAGCTTAAATGCCTATGGAGTGTTTACTCATCGTCATCAACCTGAAATAGCAGAACACCTTGGAACTGAGGTTATATTCACTCCTCATCTGGGTGATTTTAAACGCGGTATTCATGCAACAATAAATGCAAAACTCAAGGACAATGTAACCGCCGAGCAGGTTAAGAAGGCTTTCGCTGTATATGATAACAAGCCTCTGGTCAGAGTAAAGGAAGGTATGCCTAAACTTATGGATGTTCAGTATCTTCCATACTGTGATATTGGTTATGCCATGAAAGATGGCTATATTGTAGTATGTTCATGTATAGACAATCTGCTAAAAGGGGCTTCAGCTCAGGCCGTGCAGGTTTTCAATCTATACTATGGATTTGATGAGCTAAAGGGACTCTTTGGTTAA
- a CDS encoding penicillin-insensitive murein endopeptidase, whose protein sequence is MSSETSAESIGEYANGCIKGAVELKDGKNYQVQRWGNSRNFGHPELIDYINKLVAKAKKAGLPDLLVGDLSRPLGGSFGSASNHGSHQIGLDVDISFDFSTPRKSQYELTHPEDVYIVDTKNRPTKFFDNNRVALLYMAAQDPRVERIFVAPGIKRTLCQIYEGHDKSWLQKIRPWFGHRGHMHVRLGCPVDSPACVRQAKSPSGDGCGAELASWFVPPPPSTKPAKPKVKPKKIPPARCQALFKENNYN, encoded by the coding sequence ATGTCATCTGAAACATCAGCAGAGTCTATTGGTGAATACGCAAATGGCTGTATCAAGGGTGCAGTGGAGCTTAAAGACGGCAAGAATTATCAGGTTCAGCGCTGGGGAAATTCCCGCAATTTTGGTCATCCTGAGCTAATTGACTATATCAACAAGTTAGTAGCTAAAGCAAAGAAAGCTGGTCTGCCGGATCTTCTTGTCGGTGATCTGTCTAGACCTTTGGGCGGTTCATTCGGTTCAGCATCAAATCATGGCTCTCATCAGATTGGTCTAGATGTTGATATTTCCTTTGATTTTTCCACACCTCGCAAGAGCCAGTATGAACTGACTCATCCTGAGGATGTTTATATTGTTGATACCAAGAACAGACCAACAAAGTTCTTTGATAACAACCGAGTTGCCTTGCTTTATATGGCAGCTCAGGATCCCCGTGTTGAAAGGATTTTTGTTGCTCCAGGTATTAAGAGAACTCTGTGTCAGATTTATGAAGGCCATGACAAATCTTGGCTGCAGAAAATCAGACCTTGGTTCGGTCACAGAGGTCATATGCATGTAAGACTCGGATGTCCAGTAGACAGCCCTGCATGTGTAAGGCAGGCTAAGTCTCCTAGTGGAGATGGCTGTGGTGCAGAGCTTGCTTCCTGGTTTGTTCCACCTCCTCCTTCAACAAAACCTGCAAAGCCAAAGGTAAAACCTAAGAAGATCCCTCCTGCAAGATGTCAGGCTTTGTTTAAAGAGAATAACTATAATTAG
- a CDS encoding BON domain-containing protein encodes MQISNIKNLKKISLVAAFAISSAFVFNGCAAVMVGGAAAGAGAYIGSDSRTVDKQVDDQKISKNVLSILRNDATRSDYKVFRVDCVVLNGNVLLVGETQDREYLSECLEKIKHVKNVRRIFNCVENIPPVSSGTVASDAYITSKVKSMLLFGSKISSGRFKVYTENSVVYMMGYVTRNEAQRAINQARKVDGVKKIHPIFDYMDETGTPNSSDGAPVVGGESVGTSSAASLSSSNEYPQSSSSMAAEVQGNVDNGGAVLEEDENLLAPSAPAQGF; translated from the coding sequence ATGCAAATTTCTAACATAAAGAACTTAAAGAAGATTTCTCTTGTTGCAGCTTTCGCTATTTCCTCTGCATTTGTATTCAATGGATGTGCTGCTGTAATGGTTGGCGGTGCAGCTGCAGGTGCTGGTGCCTATATTGGTTCTGATAGTCGAACTGTTGATAAACAGGTTGATGATCAGAAGATTTCAAAGAATGTGTTAAGCATTCTTAGAAACGATGCTACCAGATCTGACTATAAGGTTTTCCGTGTTGACTGTGTTGTCTTAAATGGTAATGTGCTTCTTGTTGGTGAAACTCAGGATAGAGAATATCTTTCAGAGTGTCTTGAAAAGATCAAGCATGTTAAGAATGTTAGAAGAATCTTTAACTGTGTAGAAAATATTCCTCCTGTATCTTCAGGTACAGTTGCTTCTGATGCATATATAACCTCCAAGGTTAAGAGTATGCTACTGTTTGGCTCAAAGATCAGTTCAGGCAGATTTAAGGTATATACAGAAAATTCTGTTGTATATATGATGGGTTATGTAACTCGCAATGAGGCTCAGAGAGCAATCAATCAGGCTCGTAAGGTTGACGGTGTCAAGAAGATTCATCCTATTTTTGATTACATGGATGAGACAGGAACTCCTAATTCATCAGACGGTGCTCCTGTTGTTGGAGGAGAATCAGTAGGAACTTCATCTGCAGCATCTCTGAGCTCATCAAACGAATATCCTCAAAGCTCATCTTCAATGGCTGCAGAGGTTCAGGGAAATGTTGATAATGGCGGAGCTGTGCTTGAAGAGGATGAGAATCTGTTAGCTCCAAGTGCTCCTGCTCAAGGCTTCTAA